A single region of the Neisseriaceae bacterium genome encodes:
- a CDS encoding thermonuclease, protein MRKFLVSLMFGFLLLVIQAQPQNHKSYPIKYVANVAYIVDGDTLHVKDLNGLKHKIRVANIDAPEMNQADGERSRQNLLFLVNKNVEVIVLYMDRYRREVSNIYYKNQDIAFKQVKDGYAWIYPGYAKKYLSSYRLKTYYQAQENAKIKRLGLWRNYGAIPPWLFRKNSKAI, encoded by the coding sequence ATGAGGAAGTTTTTAGTATCTTTAATGTTTGGTTTTCTATTACTGGTTATACAAGCACAACCTCAGAATCACAAGTCTTACCCTATTAAGTATGTTGCCAATGTGGCTTATATAGTTGATGGTGATACTTTACATGTCAAAGATTTGAATGGATTGAAACATAAAATTCGTGTTGCAAATATTGATGCCCCTGAGATGAATCAGGCAGATGGGGAACGTAGTCGACAAAATTTATTGTTTTTAGTTAACAAAAACGTTGAAGTAATTGTTTTATATATGGATAGATATAGGCGTGAAGTATCAAATATTTACTATAAAAATCAAGATATAGCATTTAAGCAAGTTAAGGATGGGTATGCTTGGATTTATCCAGGTTATGCTAAGAAATATTTATCTTCATATAGGTTGAAAACGTATTATCAAGCACAAGAAAATGCAAAAATTAAAAGACTGGGCTTATGGAGAAATTATGGAGCGATCCCTCCTTGGTTGTTTCGCAAGAATTCAAAAGCGATTTAA
- a CDS encoding inorganic diphosphatase gives MNISVISPGKSFPDDFNAIVEISANSAPIKFEIDKESGAIAIDRFMGTSMTYPTNYGFVPNTLSGDGDPCDVLLVTPFPIPPGILVRCRAIGILDMEDDAGLDKKILAVPVEKQCPMYKNIRQISDLPELLIQQIQHFFEHYKDLESGKWVKIKGWGNVEDAKNELENGVKNFKK, from the coding sequence ATGAATATTTCAGTTATCTCTCCAGGAAAAAGTTTTCCTGATGACTTTAATGCCATTGTTGAAATTTCAGCAAACTCTGCACCTATTAAGTTTGAAATTGATAAAGAAAGCGGCGCTATAGCAATCGACCGTTTCATGGGAACTTCTATGACCTATCCAACTAACTATGGTTTTGTTCCTAACACATTGTCTGGAGATGGCGATCCTTGTGATGTTCTTCTAGTGACACCTTTCCCTATTCCTCCAGGTATATTGGTAAGATGTAGAGCTATCGGTATTCTTGATATGGAAGATGATGCAGGGTTAGATAAAAAAATTCTTGCTGTTCCTGTAGAAAAACAGTGCCCGATGTATAAAAATATAAGACAGATTTCTGACCTACCTGAACTATTAATCCAGCAGATACAACATTTTTTTGAACATTATAAGGATTTAGAATCTGGTAAATGGGTCAAAATAAAAGGTTGGGGTAATGTAGAGGATGCAAAAAACGAACTAGAAAATGGGGTAAAGAATTTCAAAAAATAA
- a CDS encoding trypsin-like serine protease, with protein sequence MKFQYPVLALWVMLLFGGCSESHSDESNSTLSVNSNNVIFPQSQGANNSVYSDFTYLLEKVGPSVVSVDAYYVNKFKEDIFDDDDSSVTEESNGGSGIILDEDGYIITNVHVIEGSNAIKVTLMDKRVFMAKVVGMDAISDLALLKIEASSLVPIKVGDVSKVKVGQWVAALGAPFGFQFSLTSGIVSAKKRTIQDDPSYIPFLQTDAAINQGNSGGPLLNLDGEAIGVNSQIYSRSGGFVGIAFAIPIDIVINVANQLKTTGKVQRGQLGVKVDGMSYELAKTFGRNNSDGALILDVLDDEHTGDTLRVGDIILAVNGEAIQGPEDLPGILNLIKPGEEIELYIWRQEHGLNVKIILQPRGDLNKIKGDIIKSNGESSPKSGDIYAMEGLDVGLKKPSPDILSYYQLESGLQIDSIGSKAESLGFALGDIIVRVGEYKIKSTDDLEVALKSQKNVPIFLIRNYKPIFIPYAGQLAEGS encoded by the coding sequence GTGAAATTTCAATATCCGGTTTTAGCGCTTTGGGTCATGTTATTATTTGGCGGATGTTCAGAGTCTCATTCTGATGAAAGTAATTCGACCCTGAGTGTTAATTCGAATAATGTGATATTTCCTCAGTCACAGGGAGCTAATAATTCAGTTTACTCTGATTTTACTTACTTATTGGAAAAGGTAGGTCCTTCGGTTGTGAGTGTGGATGCTTACTATGTCAATAAGTTTAAGGAAGATATTTTTGATGATGATGATAGTTCTGTGACAGAAGAATCCAATGGGGGGTCTGGCATTATATTAGACGAGGATGGGTATATTATCACTAATGTGCATGTGATAGAAGGTAGTAACGCTATTAAGGTTACCCTAATGGATAAACGTGTTTTCATGGCTAAAGTGGTGGGTATGGACGCTATTTCAGATTTAGCATTGCTTAAGATAGAGGCAAGTAGCTTAGTACCCATTAAAGTTGGGGATGTTAGTAAAGTCAAAGTAGGTCAGTGGGTAGCTGCTTTAGGGGCACCTTTTGGATTTCAATTCTCTCTAACTTCGGGTATTGTCTCAGCTAAGAAAAGAACCATTCAGGATGATCCATCTTATATTCCATTTTTACAAACAGATGCTGCGATTAATCAGGGAAATTCAGGAGGGCCTCTTTTAAATCTTGATGGAGAAGCCATTGGTGTTAACTCTCAAATATACAGTCGTTCAGGAGGATTTGTTGGTATTGCTTTTGCCATTCCAATTGATATTGTAATTAATGTTGCCAATCAATTAAAGACTACCGGTAAAGTACAAAGAGGACAATTAGGTGTTAAAGTAGATGGTATGAGTTATGAATTGGCTAAAACTTTTGGTAGAAATAATTCTGATGGTGCGTTGATATTAGATGTATTGGATGATGAGCATACAGGAGACACATTACGAGTAGGCGATATAATCCTTGCTGTTAACGGTGAGGCTATTCAAGGGCCAGAGGATTTACCTGGAATACTAAATTTGATTAAACCAGGAGAAGAGATAGAGTTATACATTTGGCGCCAAGAACATGGTTTAAACGTGAAAATTATCTTACAACCTAGGGGTGATTTGAATAAAATTAAGGGAGATATTATTAAATCTAATGGGGAAAGTAGTCCTAAAAGTGGTGATATCTATGCGATGGAAGGATTAGATGTCGGCTTAAAAAAGCCTAGCCCAGACATACTATCATATTATCAATTGGAAAGTGGGTTACAGATTGATTCTATTGGTAGTAAGGCTGAGTCTTTGGGATTTGCATTAGGTGATATTATTGTTAGAGTTGGGGAATATAAAATTAAAAGTACTGATGACTTAGAAGTGGCTTTAAAAAGTCAAAAAAATGTACCTATATTCTTGATTAGAAATTATAAACCCATATTTATTCCCTATGCAGGTCAATTAGCTGAAGGAAGTTAA
- a CDS encoding CTP synthase, with product MTKFIFVTGGVISSLGKGIAAASVATILESRGLDVTMIKLDPYINVDPGTMSPFQHGEVFVTEDGAETDLDLGHYERFIRPTMSKKNNFTTGQVYESVIAKERKGDYLGRTVQVIPHITDEIKRKIHQGTDNKQVAIVEIGGTVGDIESLPFLEAIRQMRSQLGRQNTFFIHLSYVPYIPSAGEIKTKPTQHSVKELREIGIQPDMLICRMNRELPYEEKQKIALFCNVDEKAVIGCYDSDSIYKIPQMLHSQGIDKIICEQLQFNVQEADLADWNKIAYAIDHPKHTVKIAMVGKYVDLTESYKSLSEALVHAGIHTDTKVLIEYIDSEEIEKNNLDILKDADAILVPGGFGNRGIEGKISAVEYARKNNIPFLGICLGLQIAVIEYARHEANLPNANSTEFDIKTPYPVVGLISEWSDAKGNIEKRDNNVDLGGTMRLGAQTCELEHGSLAKEIYQISPIKERHRHRYEVNNRYIDDLTNAGLRISGYSTGHEKLVETIELPNHPWFFASQFHPEFTSKPRDGHPLFNSFITAALINKSKIKDL from the coding sequence ATGACTAAATTTATTTTTGTTACTGGAGGTGTGATCTCATCTCTAGGTAAAGGAATTGCTGCTGCTTCAGTAGCAACCATACTCGAATCTCGTGGTTTAGATGTAACCATGATTAAATTGGATCCCTATATCAATGTTGATCCCGGCACCATGAGCCCTTTTCAACATGGTGAGGTTTTTGTCACAGAAGATGGTGCGGAAACTGACTTGGATTTAGGGCATTATGAACGGTTTATTCGCCCTACTATGTCCAAAAAAAATAATTTTACAACAGGACAAGTTTACGAGTCAGTAATTGCCAAAGAGCGAAAAGGTGATTATCTTGGTAGAACTGTGCAAGTTATCCCTCATATTACAGATGAGATTAAAAGAAAAATTCACCAAGGTACTGATAATAAACAAGTAGCTATCGTAGAGATTGGGGGTACGGTCGGTGATATTGAGTCCCTTCCTTTTTTGGAAGCCATTCGCCAAATGCGAAGTCAGCTAGGTCGGCAAAATACATTTTTTATCCACCTATCCTATGTACCTTATATTCCCTCAGCTGGTGAAATAAAAACCAAACCTACTCAACATTCTGTTAAAGAGTTGAGAGAGATTGGCATCCAACCCGATATGCTAATCTGCCGTATGAATCGAGAATTACCTTATGAAGAAAAACAGAAAATTGCCCTTTTTTGTAATGTAGATGAAAAAGCTGTTATCGGTTGTTATGATTCTGATTCTATTTATAAAATACCTCAAATGCTACACAGTCAGGGTATTGATAAAATTATTTGTGAACAACTACAATTCAATGTACAAGAAGCTGATTTAGCTGATTGGAATAAAATTGCCTATGCTATAGACCACCCTAAACATACTGTTAAAATTGCTATGGTTGGGAAATACGTTGATTTAACCGAATCTTATAAATCTCTTTCTGAAGCGCTAGTACATGCTGGAATCCATACAGATACGAAGGTATTAATCGAATATATTGATAGTGAAGAAATTGAAAAAAATAATCTGGATATTTTAAAAGATGCAGATGCTATATTGGTTCCTGGTGGTTTTGGTAATCGTGGAATTGAAGGTAAAATCTCTGCAGTAGAATATGCACGAAAAAATAATATCCCTTTTTTAGGGATTTGCTTAGGGTTACAGATTGCAGTCATCGAATACGCAAGACATGAAGCAAATCTGCCAAATGCAAACTCAACTGAATTTGATATTAAAACACCTTACCCTGTAGTTGGCTTGATTAGTGAATGGTCTGATGCTAAAGGCAATATAGAGAAAAGGGATAATAATGTAGATTTAGGCGGTACTATGCGTCTGGGTGCTCAAACATGTGAACTTGAGCATGGAAGCCTGGCTAAAGAAATCTATCAAATATCCCCAATTAAAGAGCGCCATAGACATCGTTATGAAGTAAATAATCGTTATATAGATGATTTGACAAATGCAGGGCTTCGCATTAGTGGTTATTCCACAGGGCATGAAAAATTAGTAGAAACAATAGAACTACCTAACCACCCTTGGTTTTTTGCCTCCCAATTTCATCCTGAGTTTACTTCTAAACCAAGAGATGGACATCCATTATTTAATTCTTTTATTACTGCTGCCTTAATAAATAAATCAAAAATAAAGGATTTATAG
- the nth gene encoding endonuclease III gives MNQAKRIDILKRFKEADPSPQTELIYSSAYELLVAVILSAQATDISVNKATNNLFQVACTPQEMLDLGEEMLIDYIKSIGLYKNKAKNIIRCSQQLLSNFNGEVPRNREDLESLAGVGRKTANVVLNTLYDEPVVAVDTHVFRVANRTGIAKGRTVLEVEKKLEKNIPKSYLNNVHHWLVLHGRYVCKARNPLCCGCIINDLCDYSIYK, from the coding sequence ATGAATCAGGCCAAACGAATAGATATATTGAAACGTTTCAAAGAGGCTGATCCTAGTCCTCAGACCGAGTTGATCTATTCTTCTGCTTATGAATTATTAGTAGCGGTTATTTTATCAGCACAGGCAACTGATATTTCTGTGAATAAGGCTACCAATAATTTATTTCAGGTGGCGTGTACCCCTCAAGAGATGTTGGATTTAGGAGAGGAAATGCTCATAGATTATATTAAGTCTATTGGGCTATATAAGAATAAGGCTAAAAATATTATACGATGTAGTCAACAATTGCTTTCTAATTTCAATGGCGAGGTGCCTCGAAACAGAGAAGATTTGGAAAGTTTAGCAGGGGTGGGTAGGAAAACAGCAAATGTTGTTTTAAATACATTATATGATGAACCAGTTGTTGCTGTAGATACACATGTATTTCGAGTAGCTAATCGGACGGGTATTGCAAAAGGTAGAACAGTTCTGGAGGTCGAAAAAAAGCTAGAAAAAAATATTCCTAAGTCCTATTTAAATAATGTACACCATTGGCTGGTTTTACATGGACGATATGTTTGTAAAGCTCGTAACCCATTGTGTTGTGGATGTATTATTAATGATTTATGTGATTACTCTATCTATAAGTAA
- the nagZ gene encoding beta-N-acetylhexosaminidase, with the protein MSSSFLGPIMADVGGYSLTEREKRRLLRPEIGGVILFRRNYQSISQIQNLVSEIKQIKSPELLVAVDHEGGRVQRFIDGFTRLPAMRILGKIYDEQSRERALEYAQLTAWVLATELRALNIDFSFTPVLDLDWGRSGVIGDRSFHSNPDTVIELTGSFIEGLKRGGMQGCGKHYPGHGYVEADSHCVLPEDHRDFQAIQVNDLLIFSEMIKKGLSAIMPAHVIYSAVDTMPAGYSKIWLKDILREQLNFKGLIFSDSLTMEGACGVGDIVERVLASQQAGCDILLICNRPDLVDSVLANTHRLKLRDCTDLWHTMRDSRPSDTYRRIVQTYEFKKAREVVASLCYAGDLMNGFDVGEAS; encoded by the coding sequence ATGAGTTCAAGTTTTTTAGGGCCTATCATGGCTGACGTTGGAGGCTATTCTTTAACAGAGAGGGAGAAAAGGAGACTGTTACGTCCAGAAATAGGTGGGGTTATCTTGTTTAGACGAAATTATCAATCAATTTCACAGATACAGAATTTAGTTTCTGAAATTAAACAGATTAAATCACCTGAATTATTAGTAGCAGTTGATCATGAAGGTGGGAGGGTTCAACGTTTTATTGATGGATTTACTCGCTTACCAGCAATGAGAATATTAGGGAAAATTTATGATGAACAAAGTAGAGAAAGGGCTTTAGAATATGCCCAATTAACAGCTTGGGTTTTGGCAACTGAATTGAGAGCTCTTAATATTGATTTTTCTTTTACGCCCGTTTTAGATTTAGATTGGGGGAGAAGTGGGGTCATTGGTGATAGAAGTTTTCATTCAAATCCAGATACTGTCATTGAATTGACCGGCTCTTTTATAGAAGGTCTTAAGCGTGGTGGCATGCAAGGATGTGGTAAACATTATCCCGGGCATGGTTATGTAGAAGCTGACAGTCATTGTGTGTTGCCTGAAGATCATCGAGATTTTCAAGCAATACAAGTTAATGATCTATTGATTTTTTCAGAAATGATTAAAAAAGGGCTATCTGCTATTATGCCTGCACATGTTATTTATTCGGCTGTTGATACTATGCCTGCTGGTTATTCTAAAATATGGCTAAAGGATATTTTAAGAGAACAGCTAAATTTTAAGGGGTTAATATTCTCTGACTCCTTAACTATGGAGGGTGCTTGTGGTGTTGGAGATATTGTTGAGAGAGTACTGGCTTCTCAACAAGCAGGCTGCGATATTTTGCTTATCTGCAATCGTCCCGATTTAGTAGATTCGGTATTGGCTAATACACACAGGCTAAAACTAAGAGATTGTACAGACTTGTGGCACACAATGAGAGATTCACGTCCAAGTGATACTTATCGGCGTATCGTGCAAACTTATGAATTTAAGAAAGCTCGAGAAGTGGTGGCTAGTCTTTGTTATGCAGGTGATTTAATGAATGGATTTGATGTGGGTGAAGCCAGTTAA
- a CDS encoding aminotransferase class I/II-fold pyridoxal phosphate-dependent enzyme, producing MFSTKTTIEQFDPEIAQAIHQENTRQQDHIELIASENYVSWPVMLAQGSQLTNKYAEGYPHKRYYGGCEFVDIVEQIAIDRLKKLFKAEYVNVQPHSGSQANQAVYTSVLTPGDTILGMSLAHGGHLTHGAKVNISGKIYHSVSYGLDDNEVLNYQEIEQLALKHKPKMIVAGASAYSLIIDWQKFRQIADKVGAYLFVDMAHYAGLIAGGEYPNPVPYADFVTTTTHKTLRGPRGGVILCRSTEHEKTLNSAVFPCLQGGPLMHVIAAKAICFKEALSPEFKEYAKQIKKNAQVLANTLTSRGLRIVSGKTESHVFLVDLRSKKITGKNAEEVLGKAHITVNKNAIPNDPEKPFVTSGIRLGTAAITTRGFKEKETEELGHLIADVLEQPDNLDAIEKVAKRVNQLCEHLPVYG from the coding sequence ATGTTTTCAACCAAAACAACTATTGAGCAGTTTGATCCTGAAATAGCACAAGCTATTCATCAAGAAAATACACGCCAGCAAGATCATATTGAACTAATTGCATCCGAAAACTATGTCAGTTGGCCGGTTATGCTTGCTCAAGGTTCGCAGTTAACTAATAAATATGCAGAAGGTTATCCCCACAAACGATATTATGGTGGTTGCGAATTTGTCGATATTGTAGAACAAATAGCCATTGATAGATTAAAAAAACTCTTTAAAGCTGAATATGTTAATGTACAACCTCATTCAGGTTCTCAGGCTAATCAAGCTGTCTATACAAGTGTGTTAACCCCTGGAGATACTATCTTAGGTATGAGTTTAGCACATGGGGGGCACTTAACTCATGGTGCAAAAGTAAATATTTCAGGTAAAATTTATCATTCCGTTAGTTATGGTTTAGATGACAATGAGGTATTGAACTACCAAGAAATAGAGCAGTTAGCCTTAAAACATAAACCTAAGATGATTGTAGCAGGCGCTTCTGCTTACTCTTTAATTATCGATTGGCAAAAATTTAGGCAAATTGCAGATAAAGTCGGTGCTTATCTTTTTGTTGATATGGCTCATTACGCAGGACTTATTGCTGGTGGAGAATATCCAAACCCAGTTCCTTATGCTGATTTTGTTACGACAACCACTCATAAAACATTAAGAGGCCCTAGGGGAGGTGTAATTTTATGTCGTAGTACTGAACATGAGAAAACTCTTAATTCTGCTGTATTTCCATGTTTACAAGGTGGCCCATTAATGCATGTTATTGCAGCTAAAGCTATCTGTTTTAAAGAAGCATTGAGCCCAGAATTTAAAGAGTACGCAAAACAGATTAAAAAAAACGCCCAAGTTTTAGCTAACACACTTACCTCAAGAGGGTTACGGATCGTTTCTGGCAAGACAGAAAGTCATGTATTTTTGGTAGATTTACGCTCCAAAAAAATTACCGGAAAAAATGCAGAAGAGGTATTAGGTAAAGCACATATTACAGTCAACAAAAATGCCATTCCTAATGACCCAGAAAAACCTTTTGTAACCTCAGGCATTCGTCTAGGCACTGCTGCTATTACCACCCGGGGCTTTAAAGAAAAAGAAACCGAGGAACTTGGACATTTAATAGCAGATGTACTAGAACAACCAGACAACTTGGATGCTATTGAGAAAGTTGCTAAAAGAGTTAATCAACTTTGTGAACATTTGCCCGTCTATGGCTAA
- the rpiA gene encoding ribose-5-phosphate isomerase RpiA: MLTQDDKKRMAAKEALRFLPKDGYIGIGTGSTVNFFIEELAAFKEDIRGVVSTSEQTKTLLLKHGFNILDLNEVTALSVYFDGADEVNSLLQMVKGGGGALLAEKVVASVANNFVCMVDDSKYVPKLGAFAVPVEVLSYARSMVSRKMVALGGRPELRMNYTTEQGNQIIDVHSLNLSTPMELENEINQIPGVVENGIFAKHPANVLVIGRDGGTEVKQLGGFF, from the coding sequence ATGTTAACCCAGGATGATAAAAAAAGAATGGCAGCTAAGGAAGCACTTAGATTTTTACCTAAGGATGGCTATATTGGAATAGGAACAGGTTCTACAGTTAATTTTTTTATTGAAGAGTTGGCGGCTTTTAAGGAAGATATTAGAGGGGTGGTTTCCACCTCCGAACAAACAAAAACACTTTTGCTTAAGCATGGATTCAATATCTTGGATTTGAATGAAGTAACTGCATTATCAGTATATTTTGATGGAGCAGATGAAGTAAACTCTTTATTACAAATGGTAAAAGGAGGAGGGGGCGCTTTATTGGCAGAAAAAGTAGTGGCGTCAGTAGCTAACAATTTTGTTTGTATGGTTGATGATAGCAAATATGTGCCTAAGTTAGGGGCGTTTGCAGTACCAGTAGAAGTACTTTCGTATGCACGGTCTATGGTGTCCAGGAAAATGGTTGCATTGGGTGGTCGGCCAGAATTAAGGATGAATTATACCACTGAACAAGGCAACCAAATTATTGATGTACATAGTTTAAATTTATCTACCCCTATGGAGTTGGAAAATGAAATTAATCAAATACCCGGAGTGGTAGAAAATGGTATTTTTGCAAAACATCCTGCTAATGTGCTAGTTATTGGTCGAGATGGAGGAACTGAAGTTAAGCAATTAGGGGGATTTTTTTAG
- the kdsA gene encoding 3-deoxy-8-phosphooctulonate synthase has translation MKLCGFEVGLKHPLFVIAGPCVIESEQLAIDTAGYLKEITSVLNIPFIYKSSYDKANRSSDQSFRGLGIEKGLHILSKIKQQIQVPVLTDVHTEKEVPLVAEVVDVLQTPAFLARQTDFIHTVAQSGKPVNIKKGQFMAPKDMLQVIQKARNAALEIGLEPDSFMVCERGASFGYHNLVSDMRSLMIMRETKCPVIFDATHSVQLPGEKETSSGGRREFVPILARAAVASGIAGIFMETHPNPKVAKSDGPNAVPLSFMKELLYTLKEIDALIKQQRLMEYDFLAFDAQN, from the coding sequence ATGAAATTATGTGGTTTTGAAGTTGGTCTAAAGCACCCTTTGTTCGTAATTGCCGGCCCTTGTGTCATTGAAAGCGAACAATTAGCAATAGATACAGCGGGTTATCTGAAAGAAATTACGTCAGTACTTAATATCCCATTTATTTATAAATCTAGTTACGATAAGGCTAATCGCTCTAGTGACCAATCCTTTCGAGGGTTAGGTATTGAAAAGGGATTACATATTTTGTCAAAAATTAAACAACAAATACAAGTTCCTGTATTAACAGATGTTCATACTGAAAAAGAGGTTCCACTTGTTGCAGAAGTGGTTGACGTATTACAGACACCTGCTTTTTTAGCACGCCAAACAGATTTTATCCACACTGTCGCCCAAAGTGGTAAACCTGTTAATATTAAAAAAGGCCAATTTATGGCGCCTAAAGATATGCTACAGGTTATTCAAAAGGCTAGGAATGCAGCACTTGAAATTGGGCTTGAGCCAGATTCTTTCATGGTTTGTGAACGAGGGGCTAGTTTTGGTTACCATAATTTGGTTTCCGACATGCGTAGCTTAATGATTATGCGTGAAACTAAATGCCCAGTTATATTCGATGCAACCCATTCTGTACAACTGCCCGGCGAAAAAGAAACATCATCGGGAGGACGTAGAGAATTTGTACCAATACTGGCTAGAGCAGCAGTTGCATCAGGTATTGCAGGTATTTTTATGGAAACACACCCTAACCCTAAAGTAGCTAAATCAGATGGTCCTAACGCTGTTCCACTAAGTTTTATGAAAGAATTACTATATACTCTGAAAGAAATCGACGCTCTAATTAAACAACAAAGACTGATGGAATATGATTTTTTAGCTTTTGATGCTCAAAATTAA